The genomic DNA TGCATGGACGGCACCATTCCCCGCGGCGCGCTGCCGAAGGCGCTGGCGCGCATTCGCGAGCTCGGCGAAAAATACCAGCTCGGCTGTGCCAACGTGTTCCACGCCGGCGACGGCAATCTGCACCCGTTGATCCTCTACGATGCCAACAAGCCCGGCGAGATCGAGCGCGCCGAGGCGTTCGGCGCCGACATCCTGCGCGCCTGCGTCGAGTTCGGCGGCGTGCTCACCGGCGAGCACGGCGTCGGCATCGAGAAGCGCGACCTGATGCCCGATATGTTCAGCGAGATCGACCTCAACCAGCAGCAGCGGCTGAAATGCGCTTTCGATTCGCAGGGTCTGCTCAATCCCGGAAAGGTATTTCCGACCCTGCATCGCTGCGCCGAACTCGGCCGCATGCATGTCCATGCCGGCAAGCTCGCGTTTCCGGATCTGCCGCGGTTCTAACGCGATCGCTGCAAGCGTCGAATTGCTTTTCATTCTGAACTTGGGTACCGCCTCTACCGTGGATACGCTTAAAGTCAGAGACGCCAAAGACGTCGAAGAGGTGGTGCGCGCGGCGATTGCCAACGAGCAGCCGCTCGAGATCATCGGTCATGGCAGCAAGCGCAGCATCGGCCATGCGATGGCAACCAACGCGGTGCTCGACCTCTCCGCGCTGAATGCCATCACCTCCTATGAGCCGAACGAGCTCATCATCACCCTCCAGGCCGGCGCGCCGCTGGCCGACGTGCTGTCGCTGATCGATGCCAAGAACCAGCAATTCGCCTTCGAGCCGATGGACACGGCGCCGCTGCTCGGCATGCCGCCATCAGGCACAATCGGCGGCATGATCGCAGCCGGGCTCGCCGGTCCGCGCCGGATCAGGGCAGGCGGGGCGCGCGACCACCTCTTGGGGGCGCACGCCGTCTCCGGCTTCGGCGACAGCTTCAAGACCGGCGGCAAGGTGGTGAAGAACGTCACCGGCTACGACCTCTGCAAGCTCTTGGCGGGATCCTGGGGCACTTTGTCGGTCATGACCGAGGTCACGCTGAAGGTGATGCCGAAGCCCGAGGCGGAGCGGACGCTGCTGCTGCGCGGCCTCGACGATGCCATCGCCAACAAGGCCATGACCGCGGCGCTCGGCTCGCCCTTCGACGTCTCGGCCGCCGCGCATCTGCCGAAATCGGCGCTCCGGGCCGAGACCGAGGGGCTCGGCGACATCGCAGGCCAGGGCGAGGCGCTGACCATGCTGCGGCTCGAAGGCATCACGGCCTCCGCCGCCCATCGCGCCGGCTCGCTGCGCGAATTGCTGGCGCCGTTTGGCACCGCGACGCTGATCGAGGACGCGGCTTCCGCGGCGCTGTGGGCCACGATCCGCGACGTGCTGCCGTTCGCGGTCAGCGGCGCGCTCGGCGCCTGGCCGGTCTGGCGGATCGTGTGTCCGCCGGCCTCCGGTGCGGTGCTCGGCACGCAATTGGCGCGCGAGACCGGGGGCGAGGTGATCTACGATTGGGGCGGCGGCCTGATCTGGGCCGCGTTGCCGCCGAGGGATGACGCGCACGGCCCGGTGGTGCGCGCGCGTGCCAATGCGCTCGGCGGGCACGCTACGCTGATCCGGGCGGCCGATGACGTCAGGCACAATGTCGATGCGTTCCATCCGCAGGCGTCGGGTGTTGCCGCCCTGAGCGAGCGGGTCCGCGCCAGTTTCGATCCGAAGACCATCCTCAACCGGGGGCGGCTGACGCGGGGCGCCACGGCATGAAGACCGAATTCTCCCTGACGCAGCTCGCCGATCCCGACATTGCCGAGGCCGACAAGATCCTGCGCGCCTGCGTCCATTGCGGCTTCTGCACCGCGACCTGTCCGACCTATGTGCTGCTCGGCGACGAGCTCGATAGCCCGCGCGGCCGCATCTATCTGATCAAGGAGATGCTCGAGAAGGACCAGGCGCCGACGGCGGAAGTGGTCAAGCATGTCGACCGCTGCCTGTCGTGCCTGGCCTGCATGACGACCTGCCCCTCGGGGGTGAACTACATGCACCTCGTCGACCAGGCCCGGGTCAGGATCGAGCAGCGCTATCAGCGGCCGCTGACCGAGCGGCTGCTGCGTCAGGTGCTGGCCTTCGTGCTGCCGGACCCGCAGCGTTTTCGCATCAGCATGGTGCTGGCGCGGCTGGCCCGTCCGCTTGCCGTGTTCCTGCCGACGCCGCGACCCTCGGCTACGCCCGGCCTGATCCAGCGCATCAAGGCAATGCTGGCGCTGGCCCCTCAGCGCCTGCCCGCGCGGGGCGCCCTGCCGGGCAGCGTGTTCGCGGCGCGCGGCAAGAAGCGCGGCCGGGTCGCGCTGCTCCAGGGCTGCGCCCAGCAGGTGCTGGCGCCGCGCATCAACCAGGCCGCCATCAGCCTCCTCACCCGCCACGGCATCGAGGTCGTCCTGGTCAGGGACGAGCAGTGCTGCGGCGCGCTGACCCATCATCTCGGCAACGACCACGACGCCCTGGCCCGCGCCCGCGCCAATGTCACCGCCTGGCAAAAGGAAGCGGCAGGCGAGGGGCTCGACGCCATCCTCGTCACCACGTCCGGCTGCGGCACCGTGATCAAGGACTACGGCTACCTGCTGCGCGAGGACAAGGCGTTTGCGGCCGACGCGGCGAAGGTGTCCGCGCTCGCCAAGGACATCACCGAATACGTCGCCGGCCTCGGATTGGAATCGCCTGCGCGACAGGACAACATCGTCGTCGCCTATCACTCCGCATGTTCGTTGCAGCACGGGCAGAAAATCACGAGCCTTCCGAAAGAATTGCTTTCCAAGAATGGATTCGTGGTGAAAGATGTGCCGGAGAGCCATTTGTGTTGCGGTTCGGCGGGGACTTACAACATTCTCCAACCCGAGCTTGCGGGCCGGTTGCGCGATCGCAAGGTCGCCAACATCGCGAGCGTCGAGCCGGACATGATTGCCGCGGGCAATATCGGCTGCATGGTGCAGATAGCCAGTGGCACGTCAGTTCCGGTCGTACACACGATTGAGCTTCTCGATTGGGCTACGGGCGGGTCGCGGCCGGCACTGAACGCGCAAGGTTGAGCTTTCAGGGCCTGAACTTTCCTCCCGGGGTGACGACTGAAGACGCCCGATCGACCATTGTTCGGCGGCAACAGGAGGACCACGATGGCGAAAGCGAAGAAGAAGAAAAGCAAGAAGGCCAAAAAGGCCAAGAAGA from Bradyrhizobium sp. CCBAU 53351 includes the following:
- the glcF gene encoding glycolate oxidase subunit GlcF, with amino-acid sequence MKTEFSLTQLADPDIAEADKILRACVHCGFCTATCPTYVLLGDELDSPRGRIYLIKEMLEKDQAPTAEVVKHVDRCLSCLACMTTCPSGVNYMHLVDQARVRIEQRYQRPLTERLLRQVLAFVLPDPQRFRISMVLARLARPLAVFLPTPRPSATPGLIQRIKAMLALAPQRLPARGALPGSVFAARGKKRGRVALLQGCAQQVLAPRINQAAISLLTRHGIEVVLVRDEQCCGALTHHLGNDHDALARARANVTAWQKEAAGEGLDAILVTTSGCGTVIKDYGYLLREDKAFAADAAKVSALAKDITEYVAGLGLESPARQDNIVVAYHSACSLQHGQKITSLPKELLSKNGFVVKDVPESHLCCGSAGTYNILQPELAGRLRDRKVANIASVEPDMIAAGNIGCMVQIASGTSVPVVHTIELLDWATGGSRPALNAQG
- a CDS encoding FAD-binding protein — protein: MDTLKVRDAKDVEEVVRAAIANEQPLEIIGHGSKRSIGHAMATNAVLDLSALNAITSYEPNELIITLQAGAPLADVLSLIDAKNQQFAFEPMDTAPLLGMPPSGTIGGMIAAGLAGPRRIRAGGARDHLLGAHAVSGFGDSFKTGGKVVKNVTGYDLCKLLAGSWGTLSVMTEVTLKVMPKPEAERTLLLRGLDDAIANKAMTAALGSPFDVSAAAHLPKSALRAETEGLGDIAGQGEALTMLRLEGITASAAHRAGSLRELLAPFGTATLIEDAASAALWATIRDVLPFAVSGALGAWPVWRIVCPPASGAVLGTQLARETGGEVIYDWGGGLIWAALPPRDDAHGPVVRARANALGGHATLIRAADDVRHNVDAFHPQASGVAALSERVRASFDPKTILNRGRLTRGATA